A portion of the Streptomyces platensis genome contains these proteins:
- a CDS encoding GNAT family N-acetyltransferase: MGTSVTISAATDQDAEQILKLQYLCYQQEAALYDDYGIEPLTQTLQALRAELGEGCVVVARLGEEVVGAVRGTVDEDGTGRIAKLIVHPRMQRHGLGGRLLDAVEGRLTAERSATRYRLFTGHRSEGNLRLYRSHGYVPVGTEQRTPRLNVVTLEKEVPQPAGAGELVAQA, from the coding sequence ATGGGCACGAGTGTGACCATCTCTGCGGCGACCGACCAGGACGCCGAGCAGATCCTCAAGCTCCAGTACCTCTGCTACCAGCAGGAAGCCGCGCTGTACGACGACTACGGCATCGAGCCGCTCACCCAGACGCTTCAGGCACTGCGGGCCGAACTCGGCGAGGGCTGCGTCGTGGTGGCCCGGCTCGGCGAGGAGGTGGTCGGCGCCGTGCGCGGCACGGTCGACGAGGACGGCACCGGGCGGATAGCCAAACTCATCGTGCACCCGCGGATGCAGCGGCACGGCCTGGGCGGCCGGCTGCTCGACGCCGTCGAGGGCCGGCTGACGGCCGAGCGCTCGGCCACCCGCTACCGCCTGTTCACCGGCCACCGCAGCGAGGGCAATCTGCGGCTCTACCGCAGCCACGGCTATGTGCCCGTGGGCACCGAGCAGCGCACACCCCGGCTGAACGTGGTCACGCTGGAGAAGGAAGTACCCCAGCCGGCCGGCGCGGGGGAGCTCGTCGCACAGGCATAG
- a CDS encoding IPT/TIG domain-containing protein, translating into MPISPNQGSTGGGFAATLTGTGLAGATVVRFGSKPATITATSPTSVSVVAPSGAGVVDTTVTTPGGTSNPVPFHYVLPPVILDVSPASGPLAGGSTVTVTGRNLTTATSVLFGDTAVTPTVLSDSELTAVSPAHAAGDVALVVTAQGGTATASGTFAFVAAPTVTGFSPVSGLAAGGTLVDITGTALATTTEVTFGSVPATFAVLSDTRVAAVAPSQSPGTVTITLTTTGGSEAAPGGFLYQL; encoded by the coding sequence ATGCCGATCAGTCCGAACCAGGGTTCCACCGGCGGCGGTTTCGCGGCGACGCTCACCGGAACCGGTCTCGCCGGGGCCACGGTGGTGCGCTTCGGAAGCAAACCGGCCACCATCACGGCCACTTCGCCCACCTCGGTGTCGGTGGTGGCCCCCTCGGGAGCCGGTGTGGTCGACACCACGGTGACCACGCCGGGGGGCACCAGCAATCCGGTGCCCTTCCATTACGTCCTCCCGCCGGTGATCCTCGATGTCTCGCCGGCGTCCGGGCCCCTGGCGGGCGGCAGCACGGTCACCGTCACCGGACGCAACCTCACCACCGCCACGTCCGTGCTGTTCGGGGACACGGCCGTGACGCCGACGGTGCTGTCCGACAGTGAGCTCACCGCCGTCAGCCCGGCCCACGCGGCGGGCGACGTGGCCCTGGTCGTCACCGCGCAGGGCGGCACCGCCACGGCGTCCGGGACCTTCGCTTTCGTGGCCGCGCCGACCGTCACCGGCTTCAGCCCGGTGTCGGGTCTGGCCGCGGGCGGCACGCTGGTCGACATCACGGGCACCGCGCTGGCGACGACCACCGAGGTGACCTTCGGCAGCGTCCCGGCCACCTTCGCCGTCCTGTCCGACACCCGGGTCGCGGCCGTCGCGCCCAGCCAGTCCCCGGGCACGGTCACCATCACGCTCACCACCACGGGCGGCAGTGAGGCGGCCCCCGGGGGCTTCCTCTATCAGCTCTGA